Proteins encoded within one genomic window of Cyprinus carpio isolate SPL01 chromosome B22, ASM1834038v1, whole genome shotgun sequence:
- the LOC109046082 gene encoding uncharacterized protein LOC109046082, whose amino-acid sequence MFDRFWLCLCLWQLSGVFADSDAVKSVTVMQGDSVSLQTNTELQIDDVIMWTFGLSETRIAEINKEYRIFSTYDVLDGRFRDRLKLDHQTGSLIITNTRTTDSGLYGVKIIRNRTVISHRFNLTVSGVFADSDAVKSVSVMEGDSVSLHTNTELQTHDEIIWTFRLSETRIAHINKEYRIFSTFDVLDGRFRDRLKLDHQTGSLTITNTTTTDNGLYGVEIIRNRTLISYRFNVTVSDSVSCCDSAEAVIRLVVTALVGVAAAAAVAVLVYDIRSRRAE is encoded by the exons ATGTTTGACAGATTTTggctctgtttgtgtttgtggcaaCTGAGtg gtgtgtttgctgaTTCAGATGCAGTGAAGTCAGTGACTGTGATGCAGGGAGATTCAGTCTCTCTACAGACTAACACTGAACTACAGATAGATGATGTGATAATGTGGACATTTGGACTTTCAGAGACTCgtatagctgaaatcaataaAGAGTATAGAATTTTCTCCACatatgatgttcttgatgggagattcagagacagactgaagctggatcatcagactggatctctgatcatcacaaacaccagaaccacagactctggactttatggaGTGAAGATCATCAGGAACAGGACAGTAATCTCACACAGATTCAATCTTACTGTCTCTG gtgtgtttgctgattcagatgcagtgaagtcagtgtcagtgatggagggagattcagtctcTCTACATACTAACACTGAACTACAGACACATGATGAGATCATTTGGACATTCAGACTTTCAGAGACTCGTATAGCTCACATTAATAAAGAGTATAGAATCTTCTCCACAtttgatgttcttgatgggagattcagagacagactgaagctggatcatcagactggatctctgaccatcacaaacaccacaacCACAGACAATGGACTCTATGGAGTGGAGATCATCAGGAACAGGACACTGATATCATACAGATTCaatgttactgtctctg ACTCTGTTAGCTGTTGTGATTctgctgaagctgtgatccgattggtcgtcactgctctggtgggcgtggctgctgCCGCTGCTGTGGCtgttctggtttatgacatcagatccagaagagctgaaTAG